One Armigeres subalbatus isolate Guangzhou_Male unplaced genomic scaffold, GZ_Asu_2 Contig643, whole genome shotgun sequence DNA segment encodes these proteins:
- the LOC134204531 gene encoding caldesmon-like, with amino-acid sequence IKLLVTSIKSAVKAAEHEQIALKKKAEAAEKVLKDAAEHTAVETQQAPKRRHEKQRNVQDFASVLKERVKDGEWQTVENQREKRKQQKENVEKRKEQKKQEKRRSPRERVKGDALIVEASDKTSYAAILKKVREDTELKDLDRAEKKAEAAEKVLKDAAEHTALETQQAPKSPRTTRTEKRGRDSPGEQEGTKKQRNVQDFASVLKERVKDAKL; translated from the exons atcaagcttctagtgacaaGCATTAAGTCCGCCGTAAAAGCAGCCGAACACGAACAGATCGCGCTGAAAAAGAAAGCCGAAGCAGCTGAAAAGGTGCTGAAAGATGCGGCGGAGCATACAGCAGTTGAGACACAGCAGGCACCCAAAA GAAGGCACGAAAAGCAACGGAACGTGCAAGACTTTGCCAGCGTTCTGAAGGAACGTGTCAAGGATGGTGAGTGGCAGACCGTGGAAAACCAGCGGGAGAAGAGGAAGCAGCAGAAGGAGAATGTGGAAAAgaggaaggaacagaagaaacaagaaaaacgtCGTTCTCCTCGGGAGAGAGTTAAAGGTGATGCCCTGATCGTAGAAGCGAGCGATAAAACGTCGTACGCAGCGATCCTGAAGAAAGTGAGAGAGGACACGGAGCTAAAAGACTTGG ATCGCGCTGAAAAGAAAGCCGAAGCAGCTGAAAAGGTGCTGAAAGATGCGGCGGAGCATACAGCACTTGAGACACAGCAGGCACCCAAAAGTCCCCGAACCACTCGCACGGAAAAACGAGGAAGAGATTCGCCTGGAGAGCAGGAAGGCACGAAAAAGCAACGGAACGTGCAAGACTTTGCCAGCGTTCTGAAGGAACGTGTCAAGGATG